The following are from one region of the Hymenobacter radiodurans genome:
- a CDS encoding outer membrane beta-barrel protein: MRRLDARLLGGYQSGPLRLFAGPSIGYYLYNSRNFTSPDPELQAAMSALDANPKRWQASVQAGAGVTLGRLDLNVRYEWGLSPYKQSFPAPGEFPFLTRRMQQLVLEGGFQLYRRSKSK, encoded by the coding sequence ATCCGGCGCCTTGATGCCCGACTGCTGGGAGGCTATCAATCTGGGCCGCTGCGCCTGTTTGCGGGCCCTAGCATCGGTTACTATCTCTATAATTCGCGAAATTTTACTTCCCCGGATCCGGAATTACAGGCTGCTATGAGCGCCTTGGACGCAAACCCCAAGCGGTGGCAGGCTTCAGTGCAGGCCGGAGCGGGCGTTACGCTGGGCCGCCTGGATCTGAATGTTCGGTATGAGTGGGGCCTCTCTCCTTATAAGCAGTCTTTTCCCGCACCCGGCGAGTTCCCCTTTCTGACGCGCAGGATGCAACAGCTAGTGCTGGAAGGCGGATTTCAACTGTACAGGCGCTCCAAGTCCAAATAG